In Candidatus Defluviibacterium haderslevense, the following are encoded in one genomic region:
- the smpB gene encoding SsrA-binding protein SmpB, with translation MSVVEIVNRKATHLYHFVQTIEAGVMLKSTEIKSIREGKANLSDAYCLFEKGELWIKNMHISEYDPGSYNNHDPKRSRKLLLNKAELNKLERKVAEKGMTLVPYKVYFNDRGIAKIEIALASGKKAFDKRDSIKERDQKRELDREFKRN, from the coding sequence ATGAGTGTTGTAGAAATCGTTAATCGCAAAGCAACCCATCTCTATCATTTTGTTCAAACCATTGAGGCTGGTGTCATGCTTAAGAGCACAGAAATCAAGTCGATCAGGGAAGGCAAAGCTAACCTTAGTGATGCCTATTGCCTATTTGAAAAAGGGGAGCTATGGATTAAAAATATGCACATTTCAGAATATGATCCTGGTTCTTATAATAATCATGATCCAAAAAGATCAAGAAAATTACTTTTAAATAAAGCTGAATTAAATAAGTTAGAACGTAAAGTTGCAGAAAAAGGAATGACGCTAGTTCCGTATAAGGTTTATTTTAATGATCGGGGAATTGCAAAAATTGAAATAGCATTAGCCTCCGGTAAAAAAGCATTTGATAAACGAGATTCGATTAAGGAGAGAGATCAAAAGCGTGAATTGGATCGTGAGTTTAAGAGAAATTAA
- a CDS encoding aldehyde dehydrogenase family protein, translating into MELMVDNEKNVNAIWAFEHLRTSYYGNPFPSVSNRIEGLKRLRKSLLAHREQIQNALFQDFRKPPFESDASELLVCLMEIKSMIKHLNRWSEKQAVSSNITLIGTRSYTILEPKGVVLIFSPWNFPINLSFVPLISAFAAGNKIILKPSELTSHTSKLIEKIVKQAFTDDEIIVLNGGVELAEDLIKLPFDHIFFTGSGKNGKRVMQMAAQNLTPVTLELGGKSPVVIDQKVNLKQVVERVAHAKIINAGQVCISPDYIIIHKDLVDEFITLWKQQLINWFGDHMVSHQDYCGIIDSKHYHQLLDLVNQSLDEGAELVEPIELDLRTLKIKPILLRNVNWNAPVMQVELFGPVLPIITYSNIEELLPKMMILDRPLCLYVFSKRESFIKQVMNVCRSGGVSINNCLINFCNLDLPFGGNHQSGMGYSHGKYGLETFSHVRSVSKQVFFFSSLKLFYPNYSKLKQKIKNLTINLFS; encoded by the coding sequence GTGGAATTAATGGTTGATAATGAAAAGAATGTAAACGCAATTTGGGCTTTTGAACATTTGCGAACATCTTATTATGGTAACCCATTTCCAAGTGTTTCCAACAGAATTGAAGGATTGAAAAGACTTCGAAAATCTTTGTTAGCACATCGAGAACAAATTCAAAATGCCTTATTTCAAGATTTTAGAAAACCACCTTTCGAATCAGATGCATCTGAATTATTAGTTTGTTTAATGGAAATAAAATCCATGATCAAACATTTGAATCGGTGGAGTGAAAAACAAGCTGTTTCTTCCAATATAACTTTAATTGGTACCCGATCTTATACCATATTAGAACCCAAAGGTGTTGTACTTATTTTTTCTCCTTGGAATTTTCCAATCAATTTATCATTTGTTCCACTTATTTCTGCTTTTGCCGCTGGAAATAAAATCATTCTTAAACCGTCAGAATTAACTTCGCACACTTCGAAATTAATAGAAAAAATAGTGAAGCAAGCATTTACCGATGACGAAATCATTGTTCTAAATGGTGGGGTTGAATTGGCTGAAGACTTAATCAAATTGCCATTCGACCATATTTTCTTTACCGGATCAGGAAAAAATGGAAAAAGAGTTATGCAAATGGCTGCTCAGAATTTAACTCCGGTAACTTTAGAACTGGGTGGGAAATCTCCTGTTGTTATCGACCAAAAGGTCAATCTTAAACAAGTGGTTGAAAGGGTAGCACACGCAAAAATCATTAATGCCGGTCAAGTTTGTATCTCACCTGATTATATAATAATTCACAAAGATTTGGTTGATGAATTTATAACTCTTTGGAAGCAACAATTAATTAATTGGTTTGGTGATCACATGGTTTCGCACCAAGATTATTGTGGAATTATTGACTCAAAGCATTATCATCAATTATTGGACTTGGTGAATCAAAGTTTAGATGAAGGAGCTGAATTAGTTGAACCTATTGAATTAGATTTGAGAACATTAAAGATCAAACCTATACTTTTAAGAAATGTGAATTGGAATGCTCCAGTAATGCAAGTAGAATTGTTTGGACCTGTATTACCTATCATTACCTATTCCAATATTGAAGAATTGCTTCCAAAAATGATGATATTAGATCGCCCATTATGTCTTTATGTTTTTAGTAAGCGAGAATCATTTATAAAGCAGGTCATGAATGTATGTCGTTCAGGGGGAGTCTCAATTAATAATTGCCTCATTAATTTTTGTAATTTGGATTTACCTTTTGGAGGCAATCATCAAAGTGGAATGGGTTATAGTCATGGCAAATATGGCCTTGAAACTTTTTCTCATGTTCGAAGTGTTTCTAAACAAGTATTCTTTTTTAGTTCACTTAAATTGTTTTATCCCAATTATTCTAAATTAAAACAAAAAATTAAAAACTTAACCATAAATTTATTTTCTTAA
- a CDS encoding NADP-dependent malic enzyme, which produces MDVFEKALVLHSQLVGKLSVENKMELSSKEDLSLVYSPGVAAPCEEIHKDPSKVYDYTIKGNTVGIISDGSAVLGLGNIGALAAIPVMEGKAMLFKRFAGINGFPICLQTQDTEEIISIIKNIAPVFGGINLEDIASPRCFEIEERLQNIGIPVFHDDQHGTAIVVLAAMINYCKITGKSMSDLKIVINGAGAAGIAISRFLGKKDPNTPNQQIVKELTLCDSMGIIHKNRTDLNAVKLDLLNYTNPRNLEGSVFEAILDADVFIGVSKADLLDRNDIRTMAKDPFILALANPIPEIFPDEAFAGGAFAVGTGRSDFPNQVNNVLAFPGIFLGAIQARAPRITLAMKFAAAEAIAAGISHPTKDQIIPPVMDESIAIKVADAVRNIALNSQV; this is translated from the coding sequence ATGGACGTCTTTGAAAAGGCCTTAGTTTTACATAGTCAATTAGTGGGAAAACTAAGTGTTGAAAATAAAATGGAACTCAGTTCTAAAGAAGATTTGTCTTTGGTTTATTCCCCTGGTGTAGCAGCTCCCTGCGAAGAAATTCATAAAGATCCATCTAAAGTATATGATTACACCATTAAAGGAAATACTGTAGGGATTATTTCAGATGGTTCGGCAGTTTTAGGATTAGGCAATATTGGAGCTTTAGCTGCAATCCCGGTTATGGAAGGAAAAGCCATGCTATTTAAGCGTTTTGCAGGGATTAACGGGTTTCCTATCTGTCTTCAAACTCAAGACACAGAAGAGATTATATCCATAATAAAGAATATTGCCCCGGTCTTTGGAGGAATAAATTTAGAGGATATAGCATCTCCTAGGTGTTTCGAAATCGAAGAAAGACTTCAGAATATTGGGATACCGGTTTTTCATGATGATCAACATGGAACAGCAATAGTTGTGTTAGCTGCCATGATTAATTATTGCAAAATTACTGGGAAGTCCATGTCAGATCTTAAAATTGTTATCAATGGCGCAGGAGCAGCAGGAATTGCAATCAGCAGGTTTTTAGGAAAAAAGGATCCAAATACACCCAATCAACAAATAGTAAAAGAGTTGACTTTATGTGATTCAATGGGAATTATTCATAAGAATAGAACCGATTTGAATGCAGTCAAATTAGATTTGCTTAATTATACCAATCCAAGAAATCTAGAAGGTTCAGTTTTTGAAGCCATACTTGACGCTGATGTATTCATAGGAGTTAGTAAGGCAGATTTGTTAGATCGAAATGATATACGTACCATGGCTAAAGATCCATTTATATTGGCTTTGGCAAACCCTATTCCAGAGATTTTTCCAGATGAAGCATTTGCTGGTGGTGCTTTTGCAGTTGGAACAGGACGATCCGATTTTCCGAATCAGGTCAATAATGTTTTAGCTTTTCCGGGAATATTTTTAGGAGCTATTCAAGCTCGTGCACCCAGAATAACTTTAGCAATGAAATTTGCTGCTGCGGAAGCTATAGCTGCTGGAATATCTCATCCGACTAAAGATCAAATCATTCCTCCTGTAATGGATGAGTCTATTGCTATAAAAGTAGCTGATGCAGTTAGAAATATCGCATTGAACAGCCAGGTATAG
- the bcp gene encoding thioredoxin-dependent thiol peroxidase translates to MGTSELPEYQPKFLFKKGDLIPDFEFMIQDGSRHKLSDASEDWIVLFFYPKDNTPTCTKEACNLRDHFGELKKHSCVIYGVSPDDRKDHNKFMTKYSLPYDLIVDEDHKLATKFGVWGRKKFMGKVYDGMHRASFVMTKGLILHDIIYPVKSDIHNEQILASILK, encoded by the coding sequence ATGGGAACTAGTGAACTGCCTGAATATCAACCCAAATTTTTATTCAAAAAGGGTGATCTGATTCCTGACTTTGAATTTATGATCCAAGATGGAAGTAGACACAAATTATCAGATGCATCCGAGGATTGGATTGTGCTTTTTTTTTACCCAAAAGATAATACACCAACCTGCACCAAAGAAGCATGTAATCTGCGAGATCACTTTGGTGAGTTAAAAAAGCATTCTTGTGTTATTTATGGTGTTAGTCCTGATGATCGGAAAGATCATAACAAGTTCATGACTAAATATTCATTGCCCTATGATTTAATTGTCGATGAAGACCACAAATTGGCTACAAAATTTGGTGTTTGGGGAAGGAAGAAATTTATGGGTAAAGTCTATGATGGAATGCACAGGGCTAGTTTTGTAATGACCAAAGGATTAATTTTACATGACATTATTTATCCGGTTAAATCTGATATACATAATGAACAAATTTTAGCTTCAATTTTAAAATAG
- a CDS encoding M23 family metallopeptidase encodes MKKFSWVIFFVFFSFKMDHSNLFYCGPGEFHMESPVRNRISMTGSFGELRNNHFHAGTDIRSLTGVGGDDLLAVAQGFVSRIVIDADNYGKSLFVQHPQGYTTMYAHINHFRPDIEARIKTEQYKHKSFELDLKFQPNELIVNSGDLLAYMGNTGSSRGAHLHFELRRTGTDEVLDPVTFGLPVEDDISPSIKRIKVYGFDGEGITTSEKIYSPSQLSKTILVPGDVMALGINALDRSDHSWNWVGIKTIKVLVDSQMIYFLSLDHWSLEDTKYINAHIDYKNKMASKGQFHRCFKLLGNKLSLYKTIENNGLYYIGDSLLHRVQLIVGDAKQNESKVEFNIQKVNYTTPVKKNENSQKLVFDQEHILESESVKFDIPQGCFYENLCCTLDSCKNSLPIAYSDWFGIKPNNDPIHKPYKIAIKPTKSIPERLMSKCYIACKQGSKYISTGGNWEGEYLVSEFKKLGTFSIQVDTIPPTIIPYTFRSNMPKNKFMSFGLYDNIISLGTAREIQYNAYIDGQWILMEHDAKTRSIKHYFEDELSPGKHELLITAIDDRGNKREFNSTFYR; translated from the coding sequence ATGAAGAAGTTTTCTTGGGTCATTTTTTTTGTATTTTTTTCATTTAAAATGGACCATTCGAATCTATTTTATTGTGGTCCAGGAGAATTTCATATGGAGTCTCCGGTTAGGAATAGAATCTCAATGACTGGAAGTTTTGGCGAGTTGCGAAACAACCATTTTCATGCAGGAACAGATATTAGGTCCTTAACTGGAGTGGGAGGGGATGATTTGTTAGCTGTAGCCCAAGGTTTTGTCAGCAGAATTGTCATTGATGCTGATAATTATGGAAAATCATTATTTGTCCAACATCCCCAGGGTTATACAACCATGTATGCACACATTAATCATTTTCGACCAGATATTGAAGCCCGAATCAAAACAGAACAGTATAAACACAAATCATTCGAATTGGACTTAAAGTTTCAACCTAATGAATTAATAGTGAATTCAGGTGACTTGTTAGCCTATATGGGGAATACCGGATCCAGTAGGGGAGCTCATTTGCATTTCGAATTAAGACGAACTGGGACCGATGAAGTCTTAGATCCGGTAACATTTGGACTACCTGTGGAGGATGATATTTCACCTTCTATAAAAAGAATCAAAGTCTATGGTTTTGATGGCGAAGGAATAACTACCTCCGAAAAGATCTATAGCCCAAGTCAATTGTCCAAAACCATTTTAGTACCGGGAGATGTGATGGCATTAGGCATTAATGCTTTAGATCGAAGTGATCATTCATGGAATTGGGTTGGGATCAAAACAATCAAAGTTTTAGTGGATAGTCAAATGATTTATTTTTTAAGTTTGGATCATTGGTCTTTAGAGGATACTAAATATATCAACGCGCATATTGATTATAAAAATAAGATGGCATCTAAAGGACAATTTCATAGATGTTTTAAATTATTGGGGAATAAACTATCCCTATATAAGACTATTGAAAATAATGGTTTGTATTATATAGGTGACAGTCTTTTACATCGAGTACAACTTATTGTTGGTGATGCCAAACAAAATGAATCTAAAGTTGAATTCAATATTCAAAAAGTAAATTATACAACACCAGTAAAGAAAAATGAAAATTCCCAAAAATTAGTTTTTGATCAAGAACATATCTTGGAATCTGAATCCGTAAAATTCGATATTCCACAAGGGTGTTTTTATGAAAATTTATGCTGTACTTTAGATAGTTGCAAAAATTCTTTACCCATAGCATATTCAGATTGGTTTGGAATAAAACCAAATAATGATCCCATTCACAAACCCTATAAGATCGCCATAAAGCCTACAAAATCAATTCCTGAAAGGTTGATGTCTAAATGTTATATAGCATGTAAACAAGGATCTAAGTATATTTCAACCGGAGGAAATTGGGAAGGGGAATACTTGGTGAGTGAATTTAAGAAATTAGGTACTTTTTCAATTCAGGTCGACACCATTCCGCCAACTATTATTCCCTATACATTTAGATCGAATATGCCTAAAAACAAATTTATGAGTTTTGGTCTGTATGATAACATTATTTCATTAGGCACTGCAAGAGAAATTCAATATAATGCATATATTGATGGACAATGGATACTTATGGAGCATGACGCTAAGACGCGGTCTATAAAGCATTATTTTGAAGATGAATTAAGTCCGGGCAAACATGAATTATTAATTACAGCAATAGATGACCGTGGAAATAAACGCGAATTCAATAGTACGTTTTATCGCTAA
- the meaB gene encoding methylmalonyl Co-A mutase-associated GTPase MeaB — translation MKPKKEIKEWANRIKDGDRQALSQAITLIESSNVEDRQLAQSLIDFIEPWTGNSLRIGITGPPGVGKSTLIDKIGVVLIGQSHKVAVLTIDPTSALSKGSILGDKSRMAHLSSQANAFIRPSPSSLNLGGLALYTREAMLLCEAAGFDRILIESVGVGQSEFLISLLCDMTLLLLQPHSGDEMQGIKRGVMEWADMYIITKTDGETLNGSNKTYIELNSILNFVPRKYSFWTPKIVQLSVISDLGMATLLDNIDLFYNLLVDDNQLYKLRLKQSETYFKVQWAKMIEQYILMNRSNVELINFLATEVGHGNMSSEKAFDKLLKFIFATLK, via the coding sequence TTGAAACCAAAAAAAGAAATAAAGGAGTGGGCAAATCGAATCAAAGATGGGGACCGTCAAGCCTTATCTCAAGCTATAACATTGATTGAGTCATCAAATGTTGAAGATCGACAATTAGCCCAATCTTTAATTGATTTTATTGAACCCTGGACCGGGAATTCGCTTAGAATTGGTATCACCGGCCCTCCAGGTGTTGGTAAAAGCACATTAATTGATAAGATTGGGGTAGTTCTTATCGGACAATCTCATAAAGTGGCTGTATTGACCATAGACCCTACAAGTGCATTGTCTAAGGGTAGCATTTTGGGTGATAAATCAAGGATGGCTCATCTTTCTTCACAAGCTAATGCTTTTATAAGACCTAGCCCTTCAAGTCTTAATTTAGGTGGTTTAGCTTTATATACTCGTGAAGCCATGTTGCTTTGTGAAGCCGCAGGTTTTGATAGAATCCTAATTGAATCAGTTGGGGTTGGCCAATCGGAATTTCTGATTTCTTTATTATGTGATATGACTCTTTTGTTGTTGCAACCACATTCAGGAGATGAAATGCAAGGAATCAAGCGAGGTGTGATGGAGTGGGCTGATATGTACATTATTACAAAAACGGACGGAGAAACGTTAAATGGTTCAAATAAAACTTATATAGAATTAAATTCAATATTAAATTTTGTACCCAGAAAGTATAGTTTTTGGACCCCAAAAATAGTTCAATTATCTGTGATTTCTGATTTAGGTATGGCAACATTGTTGGATAATATTGATTTATTTTATAATTTGTTAGTTGATGATAATCAATTATATAAGTTAAGATTGAAACAATCAGAAACCTATTTTAAAGTTCAATGGGCCAAAATGATAGAACAGTACATTTTAATGAATAGATCCAATGTCGAATTGATCAATTTTCTAGCCACCGAAGTGGGACATGGTAATATGAGTTCAGAAAAAGCGTTTGATAAGCTATTAAAGTTTATTTTTGCGACTTTAAAGTAG
- a CDS encoding IscS subfamily cysteine desulfurase, whose protein sequence is MSIKKVYLDNNATTPCDPRVVEAMLPYFFEHPGNAASRSHPFGWEAESAVDIARQQIAKLIGADDKEIIFTSGATEADNLALKGVYEMYSRKGNHIITVTTEHKAVLDTCKVLEKKGAEVTYLEVGADGMIDLKALEAAIKPTTILISVMWANNETGVIQPMKEIGNICAKHGILFMSDATQAVGKIPVNPRETGVHLMAFSAHKMYGPKGVGALYVSRKDPRVKVTAQMDGGGHERGMRSGTLNVPGIVGFGKAAEIAQAEMEQEAVRLSNLRDRLENGLKSSMEEVYINGNIDHRMPHVTNMSFKHVEGEGLMMTFNQNIALSSGSACTSASLEPSYVLVALGLGDDLAHSSLRFSLGRFTTEEEVDFAIEAIRNGVNHMRDLSPIWEMYKDGIDLSTVVWSAH, encoded by the coding sequence ATGTCGATAAAAAAAGTTTATTTAGATAATAATGCCACTACTCCTTGCGATCCAAGAGTAGTTGAAGCCATGCTACCCTATTTCTTCGAACATCCAGGAAATGCAGCGAGTAGAAGTCATCCTTTTGGATGGGAAGCAGAAAGTGCCGTGGATATTGCCCGGCAACAAATCGCTAAGCTTATTGGAGCGGATGACAAAGAAATCATCTTCACTTCTGGTGCTACAGAAGCTGATAATTTGGCTTTGAAAGGTGTTTATGAAATGTACAGTCGAAAAGGAAATCACATCATAACAGTTACCACCGAACATAAAGCCGTATTAGACACATGCAAGGTATTAGAAAAAAAAGGGGCAGAAGTTACCTATTTGGAGGTTGGTGCTGACGGAATGATTGACCTTAAGGCCTTAGAAGCAGCGATTAAGCCTACCACAATTCTGATATCTGTAATGTGGGCTAACAATGAGACCGGGGTTATTCAACCGATGAAGGAAATAGGCAATATATGCGCCAAACACGGTATTTTATTCATGTCCGATGCGACTCAAGCTGTTGGAAAAATCCCGGTAAACCCTCGAGAAACAGGTGTACATCTCATGGCATTTTCAGCGCATAAAATGTATGGCCCTAAAGGAGTAGGTGCTTTATATGTTAGTCGTAAAGATCCAAGAGTCAAAGTAACAGCACAGATGGACGGTGGAGGACATGAGCGCGGTATGCGTTCAGGCACACTTAATGTACCTGGTATCGTTGGATTTGGAAAAGCAGCAGAAATTGCACAGGCAGAAATGGAACAAGAAGCTGTGCGATTATCCAATTTGCGGGATCGTTTAGAGAATGGTTTAAAATCTTCGATGGAAGAAGTATATATCAATGGAAATATAGATCACAGGATGCCACATGTGACCAATATGTCGTTTAAGCATGTGGAAGGTGAAGGACTTATGATGACATTCAATCAAAACATTGCATTGTCTTCTGGTTCAGCTTGTACATCAGCATCATTAGAACCATCTTATGTATTAGTAGCCTTAGGCTTAGGTGATGACTTGGCACATTCATCATTACGTTTTAGCTTAGGTCGATTTACCACAGAGGAGGAGGTTGATTTTGCAATTGAAGCCATTCGAAATGGTGTAAACCATATGCGAGATCTATCGCCTATTTGGGAAATGTACAAAGATGGAATTGATTTAAGTACCGTGGTGTGGTCGGCACATTAG
- the iscU gene encoding Fe-S cluster assembly scaffold IscU: MAYSEKVLDHFKHPKNVGTLDKNDLTVGTGLVGAPECGDVMRLQIKVNPSTNTIEDAKFKTFGCGSAIASSSLATEWLKGKSLSDAMKIDNMDIVEELALPPVKIHCSVLAEDAIKSAIKDYQSKNGLS; the protein is encoded by the coding sequence ATGGCATATTCAGAAAAAGTTTTAGATCATTTCAAACATCCTAAAAACGTAGGTACTTTGGATAAAAACGATTTAACAGTTGGAACAGGTCTTGTTGGCGCTCCAGAATGTGGTGATGTAATGAGATTACAAATCAAAGTAAATCCAAGTACGAATACCATAGAGGACGCAAAATTTAAAACCTTTGGTTGTGGATCTGCAATAGCCTCATCTTCACTTGCTACTGAATGGCTTAAAGGCAAGAGTTTATCCGATGCGATGAAAATAGACAATATGGATATCGTTGAAGAGCTTGCATTGCCGCCTGTAAAAATTCATTGCTCGGTATTAGCTGAAGATGCAATCAAATCAGCAATCAAGGACTATCAATCCAAAAACGGTTTATCTTAA
- a CDS encoding iron-sulfur cluster assembly accessory protein: MIYVADSAKNQITQMMAAEHLDPSHFVRVSVTSGGCSGLSYNMEFDNESKPNDQVFEDKGIKVVTDLKSFLYLFDSMLEFSGGLDGKGFHFTNPNASRTCGCGESFSV, translated from the coding sequence ATGATTTATGTAGCTGATTCTGCAAAAAATCAAATTACACAAATGATGGCCGCAGAACATTTGGATCCATCTCATTTTGTAAGGGTATCTGTTACCAGTGGGGGTTGTAGTGGTTTGAGTTACAATATGGAGTTCGACAATGAATCTAAACCAAATGATCAAGTTTTTGAAGACAAAGGAATAAAAGTAGTTACTGATCTAAAGAGTTTTTTATACTTATTTGATTCTATGCTTGAATTTTCAGGTGGATTAGATGGCAAGGGCTTTCATTTTACGAATCCAAATGCATCTAGAACTTGTGGTTGTGGCGAAAGTTTTTCAGTATAA
- a CDS encoding DUF3575 domain-containing protein, whose translation MNRFILSFVLIFVCTFLSFGQVEIKANPLGLVLKNIDIGAEYGISQNIGLGLQPIIDFDRIRLFGETYKSARFGAILQGKYYFIPKKRIDNIYGMLYLKPIAGNYALENIYSINAVKISMGIGFGYKFVSTNHILFETNFGYGRALFNKAYPKIATIDLSTYPYINYDFILSVMMGYRF comes from the coding sequence ATGAATAGATTCATTTTGTCATTTGTCCTGATATTTGTTTGCACCTTTCTTAGTTTTGGTCAAGTAGAAATTAAAGCTAATCCACTTGGACTTGTGCTAAAAAACATTGACATTGGTGCAGAATACGGCATATCCCAAAACATTGGACTTGGCCTACAACCCATCATTGATTTTGATAGAATTAGACTTTTTGGTGAGACCTATAAATCAGCCCGTTTTGGAGCGATACTGCAAGGCAAATATTATTTCATACCAAAAAAAAGAATTGATAATATTTATGGAATGCTTTATTTAAAGCCCATTGCAGGAAATTATGCTTTAGAAAATATTTATAGTATTAATGCAGTGAAAATATCCATGGGAATCGGATTTGGATATAAATTCGTGAGTACGAATCATATATTATTTGAAACCAACTTTGGTTACGGCAGAGCGTTATTTAATAAAGCCTATCCAAAAATTGCTACCATTGATCTCAGTACATATCCATATATAAACTATGATTTTATATTAAGTGTAATGATGGGATATCGATTTTAA
- the ruvB gene encoding Holliday junction branch migration DNA helicase RuvB codes for MRNPLLESEDKNLNPEERQFEKALRPKGLHEFAGQPNVVENLKVFIEAAKQRGEALDHVLLNGPPGLGKTTLSHIIAHELGASLKMTSGPVLEKPGDLAGLLTNLQSGDVLFIDEIHRLNTVVEEYLYSAMEDYRIDIMIDSGPSARSIQLSLNPFTLVGATTRMGLLTAPLRSRFSINCHLDYYDSATLEKIIKRSATILNIPFTVEGVQEISRRSRGTPRIANALLRRLRDFAQIKGSGELDVEIAKFGLKALNVDSHGLDEMDNRILHTIIEKFSGGPVGLTTIATAVGEEAGTIEEVHEPFLIMEGFIQRTPRGRVATQAAYDHLKIPYMSQPGSLF; via the coding sequence ATGAGGAATCCACTATTAGAATCTGAAGACAAGAATTTAAATCCAGAAGAGCGACAGTTTGAAAAGGCACTGCGTCCCAAGGGGCTGCATGAATTTGCAGGACAACCCAATGTTGTTGAAAATCTTAAAGTATTTATTGAAGCCGCCAAACAAAGGGGTGAGGCATTGGATCATGTTCTTCTGAATGGACCACCAGGCTTGGGTAAGACTACCTTATCTCATATTATAGCACATGAACTTGGGGCTTCATTAAAAATGACATCTGGCCCCGTTTTAGAAAAGCCAGGTGATTTAGCAGGCTTATTGACGAATCTTCAATCTGGTGATGTTTTATTCATTGATGAAATCCATCGTTTGAATACAGTTGTTGAGGAATATTTATATTCTGCAATGGAGGATTACCGTATAGATATTATGATTGATTCAGGCCCTAGTGCCAGGAGTATCCAGTTAAGTTTGAATCCTTTTACTCTTGTTGGAGCTACTACTAGAATGGGTCTCTTAACTGCTCCATTAAGATCTAGATTTAGTATAAATTGTCATTTGGATTATTATGATAGTGCAACGCTTGAAAAAATTATCAAACGATCAGCTACCATTTTAAATATTCCTTTTACTGTAGAGGGTGTTCAGGAGATATCTCGAAGAAGTAGAGGAACACCTAGAATTGCTAACGCTTTGTTGCGGAGATTAAGAGATTTTGCTCAGATTAAAGGGTCTGGTGAATTAGATGTTGAAATTGCCAAATTTGGATTAAAAGCATTGAATGTGGATTCACACGGGTTGGATGAAATGGATAATCGTATTTTGCATACGATCATTGAGAAATTTTCTGGTGGTCCTGTGGGATTAACTACCATAGCAACGGCTGTGGGAGAGGAAGCTGGAACAATTGAGGAAGTGCATGAGCCCTTTCTCATAATGGAAGGCTTTATCCAAAGAACTCCAAGAGGACGAGTTGCAACTCAGGCAGCATACGACCATTTGAAAATTCCATATATGTCACAACCAGGCAGTTTATTCTAG